A genomic window from Chlorobium phaeobacteroides DSM 266 includes:
- a CDS encoding beta-ketoacyl-[acyl-carrier-protein] synthase family protein, protein MLDIVVTDFGITSPIGISVPEFEKRMFAGDSGIIDLRGSLVGNNFPVAFGGVVDDTNIPPATELGLPLGLHTNGGRYLIHALQQILQRLPESVPIDALVQASPAGIYFDIVRDSLMHYDPDSFIWDELRAEWVVEIIAEKLKQRGHGSIDPENIISVNSACAAGSQAIGVAYHLLKSGRIKRCLVCAVDAGAWESQLMNFHLLHTLTTDDVPAHTASRPFSKSRSGFVKSEAAAVLLLETRAAAEERKAEILAQVCGYAFNSDAYRLTDGRDDNQCVVRAMEDAIADAGIEKTEIGYINAHGTSTVLNDRLETQAIKKVFGENAYQIPVSSLKSQIGHSTVAAGAVEAIACILMLLRQKITPTINLHDPDPDCDLDYVPEGSRDVAIDYILSNSFGFGGQNACLVLKKERN, encoded by the coding sequence ATGCTTGATATCGTTGTAACCGACTTTGGTATTACCTCTCCGATCGGGATATCGGTACCTGAGTTTGAAAAGCGGATGTTTGCAGGTGATTCGGGCATTATCGACCTGCGAGGATCACTTGTTGGAAATAACTTTCCTGTTGCATTCGGAGGGGTTGTTGATGACACGAACATCCCGCCGGCAACGGAACTGGGCCTGCCTCTCGGCCTGCATACAAATGGAGGCCGGTATCTTATCCATGCCCTTCAGCAGATTCTTCAGCGACTGCCTGAGTCAGTTCCGATTGACGCTCTTGTTCAGGCATCTCCGGCAGGTATATATTTTGATATTGTAAGGGATTCGTTGATGCATTACGATCCCGATTCATTTATCTGGGATGAACTTCGTGCCGAATGGGTTGTTGAAATTATTGCCGAAAAACTCAAACAACGGGGACACGGCTCAATTGATCCCGAGAACATAATCAGTGTCAATTCCGCATGTGCCGCAGGAAGTCAGGCAATTGGGGTTGCATACCACCTGCTGAAATCGGGGCGTATAAAAAGATGCCTTGTTTGTGCTGTAGATGCCGGAGCATGGGAAAGCCAGCTCATGAATTTTCATCTGCTGCATACACTCACAACCGATGACGTTCCGGCTCATACTGCCAGCAGACCGTTTTCGAAAAGCCGTTCCGGTTTTGTCAAAAGTGAGGCCGCGGCTGTCCTTCTTCTTGAAACAAGAGCTGCCGCTGAAGAACGAAAAGCTGAAATACTTGCTCAGGTATGTGGCTACGCTTTTAATTCGGACGCCTACCGATTGACGGATGGCAGAGATGATAATCAATGTGTTGTCAGGGCTATGGAAGATGCCATAGCCGATGCAGGCATTGAAAAAACAGAGATCGGTTATATCAATGCGCACGGCACCTCAACAGTGCTGAATGACCGCCTTGAAACCCAGGCTATAAAAAAGGTATTCGGTGAGAATGCCTATCAAATTCCCGTCAGCTCGCTCAAATCGCAAATCGGGCACTCGACTGTCGCTGCCGGAGCTGTGGAGGCTATTGCCTGTATTCTGATGCTGCTTCGCCAGAAAATAACGCCCACGATCAATCTGCACGATCCTGATCCTGACTGTGATCTCGATTATGTTCCCGAAGGAAGTCGTGATGTTGCGATTGATTACATTCTCAGCAACAGTTTTGGATTTGGCGGTCAGAACGCATGCCTTGTACTAAAAAAGGAGCGGAACTGA
- a CDS encoding beta-ketoacyl-[acyl-carrier-protein] synthase family protein, protein MSNILWSKALVPGPEINEQPYTCEYYGEQIHIPRSKALPIEERKAPLPDRKVYRSMSRSGVLLSLACLEGTAAIQPFLDISPFSVGIYCAIENGPVDLESTRKMLDVSREDFAEQYRKVRNPKMFLMQVTNLAPAQMGIFLGIMGPLNVYNSSTYGSIHALRQAEADLNAGRVTAALVCSAFSFENPLVLERIRRQNLHERILCEGAAALLLTADEKHSEWQDINFDETESYYGISHQIITQL, encoded by the coding sequence ATGAGCAACATTCTCTGGAGCAAAGCCCTTGTTCCCGGCCCTGAAATCAATGAACAGCCATATACTTGCGAATATTACGGAGAGCAAATCCATATTCCCCGTTCAAAAGCGCTTCCGATAGAAGAACGCAAGGCCCCGCTCCCCGACCGAAAAGTTTACCGATCCATGAGCAGATCCGGCGTTCTGCTCTCGCTTGCATGTCTTGAAGGAACGGCGGCAATACAGCCATTTCTTGATATTTCTCCATTCAGTGTCGGCATATACTGCGCAATCGAAAATGGACCTGTCGATTTGGAATCAACCCGGAAAATGCTTGATGTCTCACGGGAAGATTTTGCCGAGCAGTACAGAAAAGTCAGGAACCCTAAAATGTTTCTCATGCAAGTCACCAATCTGGCACCTGCCCAGATGGGGATATTTCTTGGCATTATGGGACCTTTAAATGTATACAACAGTTCAACTTATGGCAGCATTCACGCACTTCGGCAGGCAGAGGCTGATCTTAATGCCGGACGCGTTACGGCGGCATTGGTATGCAGTGCCTTCAGTTTTGAAAATCCTCTGGTGCTTGAACGCATACGAAGGCAGAATCTGCACGAACGGATTTTATGCGAGGGTGCAGCAGCACTGCTCTTGACGGCTGATGAAAAACACTCTGAATGGCAGGATATAAACTTCGATGAAACGGAGTCTTATTATGGCATAAGTCATCAGATCATAACACAACTATAA
- the acpS gene encoding holo-ACP synthase — MDIINVDRIRTSCNRYGDRFLMKILTENEIALCRKKADMTQSVAARFAAKEALSKALGCGISKQFNWHSVEILNNPEGKPFVRVIDKHSPLSEASISISLSHDKQYATAVVLVS; from the coding sequence ATGGACATTATTAATGTTGATCGCATCAGAACCTCCTGTAACCGCTATGGCGATCGCTTCCTCATGAAAATACTGACCGAAAACGAAATCGCCCTCTGTCGTAAAAAAGCCGATATGACGCAAAGCGTTGCGGCAAGATTTGCTGCGAAGGAGGCTCTTTCAAAAGCGTTGGGATGCGGAATCAGCAAGCAGTTCAACTGGCACAGCGTAGAGATTCTCAATAACCCGGAAGGCAAACCATTTGTCCGGGTGATCGACAAGCATTCGCCCCTCTCTGAAGCTTCGATCAGCATCTCGCTCTCTCATGACAAACAATATGCAACGGCTGTTGTACTGGTTTCATAA
- a CDS encoding SDR family oxidoreductase has translation MKHLTNKIAVVTGGTRGIGRAISLHLAESGARVLALYARSRKSAESLEHEAAVRGLDITTFRGDLSHEESFIQVVQQLHDSCEHVDILVHSAASGVHRKAMELSDKQLKWTFEINFFAVHRLTRELIGKMGRGGRIIGITSPGGTRVIPDYAAVGSTKGAMEALFRHYSREFAPEGIAVNLVCPGLVMTDAAKALPELERLLNITLEYTPSGRMTTPQDVAEVVNFLTTDAGAQIVGQTITIDGGKGLLA, from the coding sequence ATGAAACATCTGACAAATAAAATCGCTGTCGTTACAGGGGGAACAAGAGGAATAGGGAGAGCCATATCGCTGCATCTTGCCGAAAGCGGAGCCAGAGTGCTCGCGCTTTATGCAAGAAGCCGTAAAAGTGCCGAATCCCTTGAACATGAGGCTGCTGTCCGGGGCCTCGATATCACAACCTTCAGAGGCGATCTTTCTCATGAAGAGAGCTTCATCCAGGTTGTGCAGCAACTTCATGATTCCTGCGAACATGTGGATATTCTTGTACACTCTGCTGCCAGCGGAGTACACCGGAAAGCCATGGAGCTTTCCGATAAACAACTGAAATGGACTTTTGAAATCAACTTCTTTGCTGTACACCGGTTGACAAGAGAGCTTATAGGAAAAATGGGAAGAGGAGGCCGTATAATCGGAATCACCTCGCCTGGAGGAACCCGGGTTATTCCCGATTACGCCGCAGTAGGTTCTACAAAAGGCGCCATGGAGGCTTTATTCCGTCACTACAGCCGTGAGTTCGCTCCTGAAGGGATCGCGGTTAATCTTGTCTGCCCCGGCCTGGTCATGACCGATGCAGCAAAGGCTTTACCGGAACTTGAACGTCTTTTAAACATCACCCTCGAGTATACGCCTTCCGGCAGAATGACAACGCCTCAAGATGTTGCTGAAGTGGTAAACTTTCTTACAACGGATGCAGGAGCCCAGATCGTCGGACAAACCATCACAATTGATGGCGGAAAAGGATTATTGGCCTAA
- the purB gene encoding adenylosuccinate lyase, with amino-acid sequence MIPRYSPKDIAAIWTEEAKFQRWLQLEIAAVEARMEAGVVPEEALGTIKEKAKFDVAEILEIEKETKHDVIAFLTNVAGYVGPDSRYIHEGLTSSDVVDTCLAMQMRDAGHILLGDIEQLITVLGKRAVEFKYTLEMGRTHGIHAEPTTFGLKLLLWHQEMLRHLDRMKRAVAVISVGKISGAVGTYQHLSPEIEAVVCEKLGLQPSSISTQILQRDRHAEFATTLALIASSIEKFSVELRHLQRTEVREAEEYFSKGQKGSSAMPHKRNPITFERLTGLARVVRSNSLAAMEDVALWHERDISHSSVERIIMPDSTIALCYMLRTFSESLETLLVYPDRMEENFNSSFGLTTSQTLLLALTGKGLTREKAYGLVQRNAMESWSKRIHLRELVLEDKEILEHVTPQEITELFSFDTILEKLKTSVDTIFQRNGF; translated from the coding sequence TTGATACCACGTTATTCGCCAAAAGACATTGCTGCAATCTGGACAGAAGAGGCAAAATTCCAGAGATGGCTCCAGCTTGAAATCGCCGCCGTCGAAGCAAGAATGGAAGCCGGAGTAGTGCCCGAAGAGGCGCTGGGAACAATAAAGGAAAAAGCGAAGTTTGACGTCGCTGAAATTCTTGAAATCGAAAAAGAGACAAAACATGACGTCATCGCATTTCTGACCAATGTCGCCGGTTACGTCGGCCCTGACTCCCGGTATATCCATGAAGGTCTTACCTCTTCGGACGTTGTCGATACCTGTCTTGCCATGCAGATGCGCGATGCCGGTCATATTCTTCTCGGGGATATTGAGCAGTTGATTACTGTTCTCGGCAAAAGAGCCGTTGAGTTCAAATATACCCTCGAAATGGGACGTACGCACGGCATTCATGCCGAACCAACAACTTTCGGCCTCAAGCTGCTGCTCTGGCACCAGGAGATGCTCAGACATCTGGATCGGATGAAAAGAGCTGTTGCCGTGATCTCCGTCGGAAAAATCTCGGGGGCTGTAGGTACCTATCAGCACCTTTCTCCTGAAATCGAAGCCGTTGTCTGTGAAAAACTCGGCCTTCAGCCCTCTTCGATATCGACACAGATCCTGCAACGCGACCGTCATGCGGAATTTGCCACTACCCTTGCGCTCATTGCCTCCTCGATTGAAAAGTTCTCCGTTGAACTTCGGCACCTGCAGCGCACCGAAGTCCGCGAAGCTGAAGAGTATTTCAGCAAAGGACAAAAAGGCAGCTCGGCCATGCCGCACAAACGCAATCCAATCACCTTCGAAAGACTGACCGGTCTTGCCCGTGTAGTCCGCTCAAATTCACTTGCTGCCATGGAAGATGTTGCGCTCTGGCATGAACGCGATATTTCACACTCATCCGTCGAGCGAATCATCATGCCTGATTCCACCATCGCGCTCTGCTACATGCTCAGAACGTTCAGCGAATCCCTTGAAACCCTTCTGGTCTATCCTGATCGCATGGAAGAGAACTTCAACTCATCTTTCGGTCTGACAACATCACAAACCCTTCTCCTTGCGTTAACGGGAAAAGGGCTGACACGTGAAAAAGCCTATGGGCTCGTTCAGAGAAACGCCATGGAAAGCTGGTCGAAAAGGATTCACCTTCGTGAGCTCGTGCTGGAGGATAAAGAGATTCTTGAACATGTAACGCCTCAGGAAATCACCGAACTCTTCAGTTTCGACACCATTCTCGAAAAACTCAAAACCAGCGTTGATACTATTTTTCAGCGTAACGGGTTCTGA
- a CDS encoding CCA tRNA nucleotidyltransferase has product MDKKIVLQIPAILIEIGDLADRKGVPAYVVGGYVRDMLMHRSCSDIDIMVIGDPLPFAQTIKNELPGRNLVVFERFRTAQLEVSDSEKQTFKLEIVGARKESYNPDSRKPITETGTLEEDLARRDFTINALALSLNSSSRGLLVDQFNGIEHLSGRILRTPLEPKQTFSDDPLRMMRAARFSAQLDFRLDEAIILAMNEMHERIRIVSRERISQEFLKIMQCPKPSAGLSILYETGLLKEFMPEVALMAGIEQVDGLGHKDTLYHTFQVIDNVAAQSDKLWLRVAALLHDIAKPVTKRFYPSSGWTFHGHEAVGIRLVSKIFTAMRWPLEPSEYVRKMVRMHHRPIPLSKEEITDSAVRRLIVDAAEDLDDLMLLCRADVTSKNPRKVARIMSNFNNVEQRISEVAEKDLLAKWRPPIDGKDIMDTLGLSEGKLVGIMKSRMENAVIDGIIPYEREAALDYIKMLYRELS; this is encoded by the coding sequence ATGGATAAGAAAATAGTACTGCAGATTCCCGCTATTCTCATAGAAATAGGCGATCTCGCCGACAGGAAAGGTGTTCCGGCCTATGTTGTCGGCGGCTATGTCAGAGATATGCTCATGCACCGAAGTTGTTCCGATATCGATATCATGGTTATCGGCGACCCGCTCCCTTTTGCTCAGACTATCAAAAACGAACTTCCCGGAAGAAATCTTGTTGTATTCGAACGCTTTCGTACCGCACAGCTTGAAGTTTCAGACAGTGAGAAGCAAACCTTCAAGCTTGAAATAGTCGGGGCACGCAAAGAGTCATACAATCCGGACTCAAGAAAACCGATTACTGAAACAGGTACGCTTGAAGAGGATCTTGCCCGACGCGATTTTACCATTAATGCGCTTGCGCTCTCTTTGAACAGCAGTTCCAGAGGCCTTCTTGTCGATCAGTTTAACGGCATCGAACATTTATCGGGACGGATACTGAGAACACCGCTCGAACCAAAGCAGACCTTTTCGGACGATCCGCTCAGAATGATGCGTGCGGCAAGGTTTTCTGCCCAGCTTGATTTCAGACTGGATGAAGCGATCATACTGGCCATGAACGAAATGCATGAGCGAATCCGGATTGTCTCCAGAGAACGCATCAGCCAGGAGTTCCTGAAAATCATGCAGTGCCCGAAACCGTCCGCTGGTCTTTCAATTCTCTATGAAACAGGTCTGTTGAAGGAGTTCATGCCTGAGGTTGCCCTTATGGCGGGAATCGAACAGGTGGACGGGCTTGGACACAAAGATACTCTCTATCACACCTTCCAGGTAATCGATAATGTTGCCGCCCAGAGCGACAAGCTCTGGCTGAGAGTCGCGGCATTGCTGCATGATATTGCAAAACCGGTAACCAAACGCTTCTACCCCTCTTCAGGCTGGACCTTTCATGGCCACGAGGCCGTCGGAATCAGGCTGGTATCGAAAATCTTCACAGCCATGCGATGGCCTCTTGAGCCTTCGGAGTATGTCAGAAAAATGGTCCGCATGCACCACCGTCCTATCCCTCTGTCAAAAGAGGAGATTACCGATTCAGCCGTTCGACGCCTGATCGTTGATGCCGCCGAAGACCTCGATGATCTGATGCTGCTCTGCAGGGCTGATGTTACGAGCAAAAACCCGCGCAAGGTCGCTCGAATCATGAGCAACTTCAACAACGTGGAACAGAGAATTTCAGAGGTCGCAGAAAAAGATCTTCTTGCAAAATGGAGACCGCCGATTGATGGCAAGGATATCATGGACACGCTTGGACTCAGCGAAGGAAAACTTGTCGGGATCATGAAAAGCCGTATGGAAAACGCCGTTATTGACGGCATTATTCCCTATGAACGAGAGGCCGCTCTTGATTACATTAAAATGCTGTATCGTGAGCTTTCGTAA
- a CDS encoding acyl carrier protein, whose translation MLSEKELFEKLEDAIRAVLNTEEGDITKESMFKADLDAESIDYLDISYEIEQRTGVELDFTEALQYITEKKGDDITDISVQDIIDYMMLVLRKKEEEEKQ comes from the coding sequence ATGTTATCGGAAAAAGAGCTGTTCGAAAAGCTTGAGGATGCAATCCGGGCTGTTTTAAATACCGAAGAGGGCGATATCACGAAAGAGAGCATGTTCAAGGCTGACCTTGATGCTGAAAGCATCGATTATCTTGATATCAGTTATGAAATAGAGCAGCGTACGGGAGTTGAACTTGATTTTACCGAAGCCCTGCAATACATCACCGAAAAAAAGGGTGACGACATCACTGATATTTCCGTTCAGGATATTATCGATTATATGATGCTGGTTCTTCGCAAGAAAGAAGAAGAAGAAAAACAATAG
- a CDS encoding SDR family oxidoreductase encodes MEKRLALITGGTSGIGFGAAKALAEKYDLALAYASNHEKAQESAAELRVMGHEVRLYCRPLAEYRDAKELYDEVVSDFEKQPEILVNSAGRIKDGFFLQTDFSFHDKLIHEHLIVTMAMCQLALKSMYGKRFGRIINLSSISGIYAKRGQANYAAAKAGIIGFTKTLALEVAHRGITVNAIAPGLIRTPMTAGVVNYLEKASGREINRHIPAGFIGEPEDVGSLIAFLCSDEARYITGSVIPVDGGRSLGDTGI; translated from the coding sequence ATGGAAAAACGTCTTGCACTTATAACAGGCGGAACTTCAGGTATAGGCTTCGGTGCAGCCAAAGCGCTTGCCGAAAAGTACGACCTTGCTCTTGCATATGCATCAAATCACGAAAAAGCTCAGGAATCGGCAGCTGAATTGCGCGTTATGGGTCATGAAGTCAGATTGTATTGCCGCCCACTTGCAGAATATCGTGATGCAAAAGAACTGTATGATGAGGTTGTATCGGATTTCGAAAAACAACCTGAAATTCTGGTTAATTCAGCCGGACGAATTAAGGATGGGTTCTTTTTACAGACCGACTTTTCCTTTCATGACAAGCTTATCCATGAACACCTTATCGTAACCATGGCCATGTGCCAGCTTGCATTGAAATCAATGTATGGAAAACGGTTTGGCAGAATTATCAATCTCAGCTCGATAAGCGGAATCTATGCCAAACGGGGACAGGCGAACTATGCCGCCGCCAAGGCAGGAATAATAGGATTTACCAAAACACTTGCGCTCGAAGTTGCCCACCGCGGCATTACCGTTAACGCCATTGCTCCCGGCCTGATCAGAACACCCATGACTGCCGGAGTTGTGAACTATCTCGAAAAAGCATCGGGGCGGGAAATCAACAGACACATCCCGGCGGGATTCATCGGAGAACCGGAAGATGTAGGTTCTCTCATTGCTTTTTTGTGTTCTGATGAGGCTCGCTACATAACCGGATCCGTCATTCCTGTTGATGGCGGAAGATCATTGGGAGACACCGGAATATGA
- a CDS encoding 3-hydroxyacyl-ACP dehydratase FabZ family protein, protein MRWLMVDKIIEMEPGIKATGVKCFSRSELFFMDHFPGYPLVPGVLQIEMIAQTGGKCIMAAKPGFLPVLTSVKSAKFRKAIEPGDKALIHTEVTIRQSYSIAKGRIEVDGKDVAYAEVMYGHIAIPAEKMPDAPSGDSASGRTITGGI, encoded by the coding sequence ATGCGTTGGTTAATGGTTGACAAGATTATTGAAATGGAACCTGGCATTAAAGCCACAGGAGTAAAATGTTTTTCCCGTTCCGAACTTTTTTTTATGGATCACTTTCCCGGTTATCCTCTCGTTCCCGGTGTTCTTCAGATTGAAATGATTGCTCAAACAGGCGGTAAATGCATTATGGCAGCCAAGCCTGGTTTTCTTCCGGTACTAACCTCTGTAAAAAGCGCAAAATTCAGGAAAGCCATCGAACCTGGTGACAAGGCGCTTATTCATACCGAAGTTACCATTCGTCAATCCTATTCAATTGCCAAAGGAAGAATCGAGGTTGATGGAAAAGATGTTGCTTATGCCGAGGTGATGTATGGTCATATTGCAATTCCTGCAGAAAAAATGCCTGATGCCCCAAGCGGCGATTCTGCTTCCGGCAGAACAATAACGGGAGGAATATGA
- a CDS encoding Gfo/Idh/MocA family oxidoreductase encodes MRIGVIGTGKLGEFHTKLLGEIAQNRHDTELAGIFDLNRIRAEEIGHKYRVGTYDSLEQLAADCDAAVIATTTSAHFSIARRLLEEGIHLFIEKPLTTTVAEADELIRLELAKNVRIQVGHIERFNPALRAVESSIGQPVYIQAERLSGFSRRVTDVSVVLDLMIHDIDLILSLIPADIKHISASGVKVFSNEIDMATARIDFVNGATANVTASRLSRKSMRKLRFFCNDPKSYASLDLTTGKSEVFRLVRPEEALQKNPLKSYAAKKIMEQFGEIQEAMQGMTLDYLTPEVPKVNALSDELEHFINAVINNTPPVVTSVDGRKAIMVADWITREIIGNAAAFDTAVPQE; translated from the coding sequence ATGCGGATCGGCGTTATCGGAACAGGAAAACTCGGCGAATTTCATACCAAGCTGCTCGGAGAAATCGCGCAAAACAGACATGATACAGAACTTGCGGGCATCTTTGACCTCAATCGCATAAGAGCAGAGGAAATCGGGCATAAATACCGTGTGGGCACCTATGACTCTCTTGAACAGCTTGCAGCAGACTGTGACGCGGCAGTAATAGCCACAACGACAAGCGCCCATTTCAGTATTGCAAGAAGACTTCTCGAAGAGGGCATCCACCTCTTTATTGAAAAACCCCTGACAACAACCGTTGCTGAAGCTGACGAGTTGATCAGGCTTGAACTGGCAAAAAACGTCAGGATACAGGTTGGTCATATTGAACGATTCAATCCTGCGTTGCGAGCCGTCGAGTCATCAATAGGTCAACCGGTCTACATTCAGGCTGAGCGGTTGAGCGGTTTTTCACGGCGAGTTACCGATGTTTCCGTCGTGCTTGACCTGATGATCCATGACATCGACCTCATTCTCTCCCTCATCCCTGCTGATATCAAACATATTTCAGCATCAGGGGTCAAGGTGTTTTCAAATGAAATCGACATGGCTACAGCAAGGATTGACTTTGTCAATGGAGCGACCGCAAATGTTACAGCAAGCCGGCTGAGCAGAAAAAGCATGCGTAAACTGCGTTTTTTCTGTAACGATCCAAAAAGCTATGCCTCGCTCGACCTCACAACGGGCAAGTCAGAGGTGTTCAGACTCGTAAGACCTGAAGAAGCTCTTCAGAAAAATCCGCTGAAATCGTATGCGGCAAAAAAAATCATGGAACAGTTCGGGGAAATACAGGAGGCCATGCAGGGCATGACGCTTGATTATCTTACTCCCGAAGTCCCGAAAGTCAATGCTCTCAGCGATGAACTTGAACATTTCATTAATGCTGTGATAAACAATACCCCTCCTGTTGTCACTTCGGTAGACGGTCGCAAGGCCATTATGGTTGCGGACTGGATTACCCGTGAAATTATCGGCAATGCCGCTGCTTTCGATACGGCTGTGCCACAGGAGTAA